In Bradyrhizobium sp. CCBAU 051011, the following are encoded in one genomic region:
- the phnE gene encoding phosphonate ABC transporter, permease protein PhnE, translating to MRTAVPEFPEARLRELADRYAAAVAAKRRRVWLGSAVLIAAAIAAGWMGDVNFGNFVENFWRFPAYFASIAPKFSFSTAWVDLTEWLWGLPRWTRLLGDTLLIAYMGTLTGAICGFVLCFLASANLVKSRTTVFVTRRVLEFCRTVPEIVFALIFVLAFGLGPLPGVLAVAIHTTGALGKQFAEVVENIDSKPIEGVAASGGSWLQIVRFGAVPQVLSNFVSYALLRFEINVRGAAVMGFVGAGGIGQDLIEAVRKFYYTDVSAILLLIVVTVMLIDFITERVRHRLLGLEGSAT from the coding sequence CGGCGGCGCGTTTGGCTAGGTTCGGCGGTCCTGATCGCCGCGGCGATTGCTGCTGGCTGGATGGGCGATGTCAACTTTGGGAATTTCGTCGAGAATTTCTGGCGCTTCCCGGCCTATTTTGCCAGCATCGCCCCTAAATTTTCGTTCTCGACTGCGTGGGTTGATCTCACGGAGTGGCTTTGGGGACTGCCTCGCTGGACGCGACTTCTCGGAGACACGTTGCTGATCGCGTATATGGGAACGCTCACTGGAGCGATATGCGGCTTCGTTCTCTGCTTCCTCGCATCGGCCAACCTCGTGAAGTCCCGCACGACCGTTTTTGTTACGCGGCGCGTTCTCGAATTTTGCAGGACCGTGCCGGAGATCGTCTTTGCCCTGATTTTTGTGCTGGCGTTTGGTCTGGGGCCGCTGCCGGGCGTTCTCGCCGTCGCAATCCATACCACTGGAGCGCTGGGCAAGCAGTTCGCCGAAGTTGTTGAGAATATCGATAGCAAACCGATCGAGGGGGTGGCGGCAAGCGGAGGAAGCTGGCTTCAGATTGTCCGGTTTGGCGCGGTGCCTCAGGTTCTCTCGAACTTCGTAAGCTATGCCCTGCTGAGATTCGAGATTAACGTCCGCGGCGCGGCCGTGATGGGCTTTGTCGGCGCCGGCGGGATCGGGCAGGATTTGATCGAGGCCGTCCGCAAATTCTATTACACCGATGTCAGCGCCATCCTTTTGCTCATTGTCGTCACCGTCATGTTGATCGACTTTATCACGGAGCGGGTGCGCCACCGCCTCCTCGGGCTGGAGGGCTCCGCGACATGA
- the phnE gene encoding phosphonate ABC transporter, permease protein PhnE — MNSFSFENRAGIVERYPDIFRPDWWHRAKIAIGFGGAIALFLFGIVQLDIPFHRLSDGMVRLGEFVRLMLPPNAGSWAEVLKYLHALGETVSIAFLGTLGGALLALPVSLLAARNVVANRIIHLLTRRSLDTIRGVDTLIWALIWVGVVGLGPFAGILAVICSDFGTFGKLFSEAIEAADKNPAEGVRSSGGNHLHSVRFGLLPQVFPILLSQVLYYFESNTRSATIIGIVGAGGIGLQLAEQIRVLEWQKVSFLILMILIAVSAIDWISGKLRFAIIGQRALA; from the coding sequence ATGAACTCCTTCAGTTTTGAAAACCGAGCCGGCATCGTTGAACGTTATCCGGACATTTTCCGCCCGGACTGGTGGCACCGAGCAAAAATCGCAATCGGCTTTGGCGGGGCGATAGCGCTTTTTCTGTTCGGGATTGTCCAGCTCGACATTCCCTTTCACCGACTCTCTGACGGAATGGTCCGGCTGGGTGAATTCGTTCGGCTCATGTTGCCGCCTAATGCTGGTTCCTGGGCGGAAGTATTGAAATATCTGCATGCGCTCGGAGAGACGGTTTCGATTGCATTTCTCGGCACGCTGGGCGGGGCACTGCTGGCGTTACCGGTATCCCTGCTGGCGGCGCGCAATGTAGTTGCAAACCGGATCATCCACCTTTTGACACGCCGCAGCCTCGATACCATCCGTGGTGTCGATACCTTGATCTGGGCCCTCATCTGGGTCGGCGTCGTAGGGTTGGGTCCGTTTGCAGGTATCCTTGCGGTCATCTGCAGCGATTTTGGGACTTTTGGGAAGTTATTCTCGGAAGCTATCGAGGCTGCCGACAAGAACCCCGCTGAAGGGGTCAGATCGTCGGGCGGCAACCATCTCCATAGCGTCCGGTTCGGATTGTTGCCGCAGGTTTTTCCGATCTTGTTGAGTCAGGTGCTCTACTATTTTGAATCGAATACGCGGTCAGCGACGATTATCGGAATCGTCGGGGCAGGCGGAATTGGACTTCAGCTTGCCGAACAAATCCGTGTGCTGGAATGGCAGAAAGTCTCTTTCCTGATCCTGATGATCCTGATCGCGGTGTCCGCCATCGACTGGATCTCGGGCAAACTGCGCTTTGCCATCATCGGGCAGCGGGCGTTGGCGTGA
- the phnF gene encoding phosphonate metabolism transcriptional regulator PhnF, translating to MSIQDTPSGVALWRQVADGIERGIADGRFAAGEKLPGEIEIAETYRVNRHTVRRALATLAERGLVRAERGSGTYVETGRIGYPLRSRTRFSEIVGAGGREPRGQFIDAAEEAATRELARELGLKTGAPLVRIESVRLADRVPICVSTTWLSAERFPDAGKVFANVRSMTKLVAHYGIRDFRRTSTRITAGIVDATDAARLDLALGRPVLVVDSTDVDAAGQPLTTKRSRFAAERVEFLVENG from the coding sequence ATGAGCATCCAGGATACGCCCTCCGGCGTTGCGCTGTGGCGGCAGGTCGCCGACGGCATCGAGCGCGGCATCGCCGACGGCCGCTTTGCCGCCGGCGAAAAGCTGCCGGGCGAGATTGAGATCGCCGAAACCTATCGCGTCAACCGCCACACCGTGCGCCGGGCGCTCGCCACGCTTGCCGAACGCGGCCTGGTGCGCGCCGAGCGCGGCAGCGGTACCTATGTCGAGACGGGACGCATCGGCTATCCCCTGCGCTCCCGGACGCGGTTTTCCGAAATCGTCGGGGCCGGGGGTCGGGAGCCGCGCGGGCAGTTCATCGATGCGGCGGAGGAAGCAGCCACGCGTGAACTCGCGCGAGAACTAGGACTAAAGACCGGTGCGCCCCTGGTCCGGATCGAATCGGTGCGGCTCGCCGACCGCGTACCGATCTGCGTCAGCACCACATGGCTTTCGGCCGAGCGCTTCCCCGACGCCGGGAAGGTGTTCGCCAATGTCCGCTCGATGACCAAGCTGGTTGCGCATTACGGGATCCGGGATTTTCGTCGCACGTCCACCCGGATCACTGCGGGCATCGTCGACGCAACCGACGCCGCGCGGCTGGACCTCGCGCTCGGCCGTCCCGTGCTCGTGGTTGACAGCACCGACGTCGATGCCGCGGGCCAGCCGCTGACGACCAAGCGCTCGCGCTTTGCGGCCGAGCGCGTCGAGTTCCTGGTGGAGAATGGTTAG
- the phnG gene encoding phosphonate C-P lyase system protein PhnG, with protein MAGDESLADEDGGQARRKAAMAVLAHSEVVDIAAHLEAIALPAHEDLRVSENGLVMVRGRIGGDGAPFNLGEATISRAAVRLSTGEIGFGYTLGRDHRKAKLIALCDAMVQSDEFAAAVEAEVIAPLRTVMMEQRNRKAAETAATRVDFYTLVRGEG; from the coding sequence ATGGCGGGTGACGAAAGTCTGGCAGACGAAGACGGTGGGCAGGCGCGACGCAAGGCCGCGATGGCGGTGCTGGCCCACTCCGAGGTCGTCGACATTGCCGCTCATCTCGAGGCGATTGCGTTGCCCGCGCATGAGGACCTGCGCGTATCAGAGAACGGCCTGGTCATGGTACGCGGCCGGATCGGCGGCGATGGCGCCCCCTTTAATCTCGGAGAGGCCACGATTTCGCGCGCGGCGGTGCGGCTTTCGACCGGAGAAATCGGCTTCGGCTACACGCTCGGCCGCGACCATCGCAAGGCGAAGCTGATCGCGCTGTGCGACGCCATGGTGCAGTCGGATGAGTTCGCGGCCGCGGTTGAAGCCGAGGTGATTGCGCCGCTGCGTACGGTGATGATGGAGCAGCGTAACCGCAAGGCTGCGGAGACGGCGGCAACACGGGTC